The Apium graveolens cultivar Ventura chromosome 3, ASM990537v1, whole genome shotgun sequence sequence CCTTTACTTCATATTGCTACCGCCTGATTTTTCCTTCTTGTAGTGGTATTTTACACTTCAATAATATTTTCTCAGCTAATTCTTTAAGGATATTTTAATTCTTTACCCCCGATAAACAAACTTGTCTTCACCTTGCCTAACAAGAGAGAACCATGCTGTCAAGTTATGTTTTATCAATAATTCTTCATATATTTTAAATGCGCGTGGGCATATTGCTTTTGGCTTGTACTAATGTTCCCTTGCCAAAGCACAAATTGGACTTTCCTCGCTCCCTCCATTTATATTAGTAGGTCCCTCCCTCCCTCTGTATCTTTAGCATTATGAATTAGCAGTCCTAGGAAATACTCACACAACTGATATAAAGATAAAGAGCAATTAGGGTAAATATCACAGCCACTGTCAATTGCGCATTAGTAAAGCAATTGCATAAATCAAGTACACAGTCAAAGAGTAACAATTTTTAGAAGTGAAGGTTCTGTGTTTAAAAAAGTATCTTACAACAGAGAGCTGATCTCCAGATTCTTCTTTCGAAACAATGCTGGATTTCCATTCATTTAGTTTCTCAAAAACAGAAGAAGCATGTCCAGGCACAGTCAGACGTAATCTCATAGGAGATCGTTTTATGGGAAAGCTTTTCTGAAGCTCACGAATCACTTCAAGTGCCTGCAGAAAGAATAGATAATAAGTAAAATATGCTAAAAGTCAACTTTTAGATAGGAAACATCTTGGCAAATAAGATGTATGCTATAGAGTTTAGAAGTCATATACTGGATCAAATTGAACAAACTAAATAATAAACTTTTACTCATTTTAAGAAACAAATGCAGCAATCAAATGAAAACAAGATTCAACTTCAAAATGGCATTAAGAATTGAATGAAGGGCATTATTTTGTTCTATCAACTCAGGGAAACATTTATCGTCATAATGATAGTTTCTCACTAATATGCAGCAACATTCGACACACCTGTTTCTTTGAGCTGTTATGCGGATCAACTGCAAAATGTATTTCATGCATCAAACGCTCAATCATGCTGATAGTATAAGGTCGGTGAGTTTCAGGGTTGATGGTCTTTTGCATGACAATTGTTGCAATATCCCTAAACTGGCTTGTCAACTGCGATTCTCGTTCCTTTCCAGCAACTTGTAGCTCTCCTTTTTCCAAAATCTGTAAGAAAAGAGCCAGTACAGAACCCAATTACTTAAAACAAAACTACTGATATAACATAAGGCTTGACGCTTGATGTAATTAAATAAGCTATTACAAACCTCCAAACAAATTTTTTCATGATCGATTTTTTCCTCATCATCGTATTCATCATTCCCAAAAGCTTTTCTTAAATCCCTCGATTTGGCAAGGACTCCTTTTGAGACATTAGAATACACTGTATGTGATTGCAAGACTTCATCCAAATCTTTTTCTCTATATTATGAAACATCAGACCTTGTAAGTCTAACTGTACATGATAAGGAGCTTTTTGATCTGCTTATACAGTAAACAGAGAAATAGATGGAGATAGCTAGCTTACATAACTGAAATTTATGAAAGATCAAAAAATATTTTTCTCATCAAGACTCAAGTCTAAATATTCAAATCCAAAGACATAGTTACTGTGCATAACAAAGGTTTGTTGCACAATAGAACCCAAAAATGTTCATTTTGATTCAAGAGTGCAGTGTCTCACTCAAAAATTATAGAGAAAGTATGTTTTGAAATAAAAAACACTAGCAtgttttcagaaattaaaatagaGACCACGGAACAAATAGAAGTAGAACTGCAATTTAGTTCTACAAGTCAAGGCAAGTGATTAAATTTGAAACAAAAATGAGACTAAAAAATGTATACCTACCGGTTTATCAAAGTAAAGGTTCAGATATATCTAACAAGATTTAAATCAATGTAAAACTATGCATATGTACTGCACTAAGTAACGATAATCCAACTTTGAATCAGCAATTGAATCTTTGTACAGCGCTTTTGAATAAGCAACAATGTACACATCATTCCGGGAGTAAAAGATGGTTTTCGACAACATATAAATTGTACATACAGCTTGACACCAAACATTGTAAGTAAAACCACTTActaaatcatattttctattaaTATGAGCACTATACCAAAGCCAAATGATAATACCAGTTCACTAATATGTAAGGAGTACTATCATATCAGTTAACATTCAAACAAAATAATAACAGAAAACGAATAATCTATTGAAATAATGGATTAGCATTTAGCAGCATCTTCTGTGCCTAGTATATGTAAAACCtaaataatacatatatataatatacccATACACACGCAAGCTTagtacaaaaatagaaaaacaaTGATCGGAGATACAAAAGCAAACatcaattatatataaaatgattaACAGTTAGCAGCAGTAGCTGCACCAACTGGCCAGTAAAATCTAACAAAAATATGTACGTCTATATCTGATGGTTAAAAACAGATATTAAACAATCTATCAACAATACATTAGTGTTTAGCAGAATCGTATATTCCTGTCCCATATATAACCTACCGAAAATAAACAAACCCACATAAGCAAAGAAGCATGCTACAAAgcaaaatataaataattcaaaaacttAAAACATAATAAATTAGGCATTTAGCAAGCTAGATCTACGACAATAGTCTATATAAAACCTAACAAATACTCATAATAAATTCGGCATATAGCAAGCTAGATCTATACCAATAGTCTGTGTGAAACCTAACGAAAGCTCATAATATCACATATTAGCATTTAGCATCATCATCTACACCAATAGTATATATAAAGCCCTAACGAAAACACGAGCATATAGAATAACAATGAACGAAGGCTACAAAAGCAAAATATCACCTAAAAGGAGCAATAAAACCCTAACGATTatgatatattaaaaaatagcataataaattaatcaaaaaagCATACATATAGAAGAGCATATATAATCATGatatatgcaaataataaatgtAAAACTGTGATCAATAGAGAAAATCATACACGCCGGAGCGCCAGGAGAGGACTTTGTTCTTGTAACAAGCGATTTCGAAGCGACAGCCGTGTTTTTTGAGACGAACGACGGCGACGTTGGTGAGGCGTTTCTGACCTACAGGTTGCACTATCGTCTTCGACA is a genomic window containing:
- the LOC141712287 gene encoding uncharacterized protein LOC141712287, whose translation is MSKTIVQPVGQKRLTNVAVVRLKKHGCRFEIACYKNKVLSWRSGVEKDLDEVLQSHTVYSNVSKGVLAKSRDLRKAFGNDEYDDEEKIDHEKICLEILEKGELQVAGKERESQLTSQFRDIATIVMQKTINPETHRPYTISMIERLMHEIHFAVDPHNSSKKQALEVIRELQKSFPIKRSPMRLRLTVPGHASSVFEKLNEWKSSIVSKEESGDQLSVICEMDPGFFRDCDAVVRNLQGRLEILAISVHAEGDTNVDHYDDHEEPSSNLPKASTASDIQLSEKLQKQTISEKKADAVGDVKQQSKCGTCNAYVGDTKQYREHFKSEWHKHNLRRKTKQLPPLSAEECMGDMEISDSRADLKDYSF